In one window of Frigoriglobus tundricola DNA:
- a CDS encoding ISAzo13-like element transposase-related protein, which translates to MGRGPVLQEAVPIPPQIPRERRAQLRDRVVRHRKPSRGWTLPTFRQSETRAVVVGILLPHYGELSLYFAQSALTSDFIVDVVERWWQGIKGRFPNVRTLLVNQDNGPENSSRRTQYVKRLAAFAVAGGVKVRLACYPPYHSKYNPIERCWGALEQHWNGSVLDSVRRPCGSRGR; encoded by the coding sequence GTGGGTCGCGGTCCGGTCCTGCAAGAAGCAGTCCCGATACCCCCTCAAATACCCCGCGAACGCCGGGCCCAACTTCGTGATCGCGTCGTCCGTCATCGGAAACCCTCCCGAGGATGGACTTTACCGACTTTTCGCCAATCGGAAACCCGCGCTGTAGTGGTAGGCATCCTGCTGCCCCACTACGGCGAGTTGTCCCTGTACTTCGCCCAGTCGGCGCTGACGAGCGACTTTATCGTGGATGTGGTCGAGAGGTGGTGGCAGGGGATCAAGGGCCGGTTCCCGAACGTGCGGACGCTCCTGGTCAACCAGGACAACGGGCCGGAGAACTCCAGTCGCCGGACGCAGTACGTCAAGCGGTTGGCAGCGTTCGCCGTGGCGGGTGGGGTGAAGGTGCGGTTGGCGTGCTATCCTCCGTACCACAGCAAGTACAACCCGATCGAGCGGTGCTGGGGCGCTTTGGAACAACATTGGAATGGATCGGTGTTGGACAGTGTACGACGGCCCTGCGGTTCGCGCGGACGATGA
- a CDS encoding DNA primase, which produces MPDLTLDSSADDPKLLAQIVAYYHQTLKESPDALAYLRKRGITNPAVIDHFRVGYSDRTLGLKLPIKARTAGAVIRERLHRLGLYRESGHEHFHGSVIFPVAAADGTGRIVDIYGRKTRTDLRAGTPLDTHLNNDKLGVWNVEAFAGAAEVVLCSSLFDALTFWNHGCRNATTMFGTNALTDDLLAAFKEFNVRRVLTTDEKVVEKLLVAGLEVFLVRLPLDTDVNAYARQTKDPADALGSLLRGAEWAGKGKPTSAPVVACTAAPEAQNESLSELLGDDPDEEDESEPGEGTDHETNPPVLVIEEQAPIRTASPVPPAPQADEATVSENQVVLTFGTRKYRVRGLEKNATPDVLKANVLATNGVGMFIDTFDLYSAKHRTGFQAQAAAEMNVEEATVKADIGRVLLKLEELQDARLRRNEPTTPVPSQMTAADQNDALALLRDPHLLDRIVNDFAVVGDRTNKLVGYLAAVSRKLDQPLAVLIQSTSAAGKTTLMEAVLNFCPPEDVVKYSAMTGQSLYYIGDGGLRHKILAIVEEEGAAKASYALKLLQSEGELRIASTGKEGNTGRLTTQEYHVAGPTMLFLTTTGITTDEELLNRCLVLTVQEDREQTRAIHDLQRKRQTLDGLLAANSHQSTLTLHRNAQRLLKPLLVVNPFAERLTFPTTRTRTRRDHQKYLTLIRTITLLHQHQRPVRTVEHNGKAVEFIEATVEDIAAANALASVVLGRCLDDLPPQTRNLLGLLDAFVTEQCRVQSVERADFRFSRRQVREATAWGDTQLKLHLKRLVELEFVGVHRDRQTNRHAYELLFACNDAGHVLPELLNVAELRRAEVGCEPSRSGSEPNQAVVGRGLVGPMSGLCRAEEIDATTVSIGNTGQTNRIESES; this is translated from the coding sequence ATGCCGGACCTCACCTTGGACTCATCAGCCGACGATCCGAAACTCCTGGCCCAGATCGTGGCCTACTACCACCAGACCCTCAAGGAGTCCCCCGACGCACTCGCCTACCTGCGGAAGCGGGGCATCACCAACCCCGCCGTGATCGACCACTTCCGGGTCGGCTACTCCGACCGGACGCTGGGCTTGAAACTCCCCATCAAGGCACGCACGGCGGGGGCGGTCATCCGTGAGCGACTCCATCGCTTGGGGTTGTACCGGGAGAGTGGGCACGAGCATTTTCACGGCAGCGTGATCTTCCCCGTTGCGGCTGCGGACGGGACCGGGCGGATCGTGGACATCTACGGTCGCAAGACCCGCACCGACCTCCGGGCCGGGACGCCCCTGGACACGCACCTGAACAACGACAAGCTCGGCGTGTGGAACGTGGAGGCGTTCGCCGGGGCCGCAGAGGTTGTGCTTTGCTCGTCGCTGTTCGACGCCCTGACCTTTTGGAATCACGGCTGCCGGAACGCCACCACCATGTTCGGCACGAATGCGTTGACCGATGATCTCCTCGCCGCCTTCAAGGAGTTCAACGTCCGGCGTGTGCTGACGACCGATGAGAAGGTGGTCGAGAAGCTGCTCGTCGCCGGGTTGGAGGTGTTCCTGGTCCGGTTGCCGCTCGACACGGACGTGAACGCCTACGCCCGGCAGACCAAAGACCCCGCCGATGCCCTGGGTTCGCTTCTGAGGGGTGCGGAATGGGCGGGCAAGGGCAAACCCACATCGGCACCGGTTGTTGCGTGTACGGCTGCGCCAGAGGCCCAGAACGAATCGCTCTCTGAACTGCTCGGAGACGACCCGGATGAGGAAGACGAATCGGAGCCGGGTGAGGGCACCGACCACGAGACGAACCCGCCTGTCCTCGTGATTGAGGAACAAGCGCCGATCCGTACCGCTTCACCCGTTCCACCAGCGCCACAAGCCGACGAAGCGACCGTCAGCGAGAACCAAGTGGTGCTGACTTTTGGCACTCGCAAGTACCGGGTGCGGGGGCTGGAGAAGAATGCCACGCCGGACGTGCTGAAGGCGAACGTGCTGGCGACCAACGGCGTCGGGATGTTCATCGACACCTTCGACCTGTATTCCGCCAAGCACCGCACCGGCTTCCAGGCCCAAGCCGCCGCCGAAATGAACGTCGAGGAGGCGACGGTCAAAGCCGACATCGGACGGGTTCTGCTCAAACTGGAAGAACTCCAAGATGCCCGCCTGCGCCGGAACGAGCCGACGACACCCGTTCCTTCGCAGATGACCGCCGCCGACCAGAACGACGCCTTGGCGCTGCTCCGTGATCCGCACCTGCTCGACCGCATCGTGAACGACTTCGCCGTTGTCGGGGATCGCACCAACAAACTGGTGGGTTATCTCGCCGCCGTCAGCCGCAAACTCGACCAGCCGCTCGCCGTGCTGATTCAAAGCACCAGCGCCGCCGGGAAAACGACGCTGATGGAGGCCGTGCTGAACTTCTGCCCGCCCGAAGACGTGGTGAAGTACAGTGCGATGACCGGGCAATCGCTCTACTACATCGGGGACGGCGGGTTGCGGCACAAAATCCTCGCCATCGTGGAAGAGGAAGGAGCCGCCAAAGCGTCCTACGCCCTGAAACTGCTTCAATCCGAGGGCGAACTTCGCATCGCCAGCACCGGCAAGGAAGGGAACACCGGACGACTGACCACGCAGGAATACCACGTCGCCGGTCCCACGATGCTGTTCCTGACGACGACCGGGATCACCACCGACGAAGAGTTGTTGAACCGATGCCTCGTGCTGACGGTTCAGGAAGACCGGGAACAGACGAGGGCGATTCACGACCTCCAACGCAAGCGGCAGACCCTCGACGGTTTGCTCGCTGCCAATAGCCACCAGTCCACGCTCACGCTTCACCGCAACGCCCAACGGCTCTTGAAGCCGTTGTTGGTTGTGAACCCCTTTGCCGAGCGGTTGACCTTCCCAACGACGAGAACGAGGACACGGCGGGACCACCAGAAGTACCTCACGCTGATCCGCACCATCACGCTGCTTCACCAGCACCAACGACCCGTTCGCACGGTGGAACACAACGGCAAGGCGGTGGAGTTCATCGAGGCGACGGTGGAAGACATTGCCGCCGCCAACGCACTCGCTTCCGTCGTGCTGGGTCGTTGCCTGGACGACCTGCCGCCGCAAACCCGGAACCTGCTCGGTTTGCTCGACGCCTTCGTGACCGAGCAGTGCCGAGTTCAAAGTGTGGAGCGGGCCGACTTCCGGTTCAGTCGTCGTCAGGTGCGGGAAGCGACGGCGTGGGGCGATACACAGTTGAAGCTCCACTTGAAGCGGTTGGTCGAGTTGGAGTTCGTAGGCGTTCATCGGGACCGCCAAACGAACCGCCACGCCTACGAACTGCTCTTTGCGTGTAATGACGCCGGGCATGTGCTGCCGGAACTGCTCAACGTGGCCGAACTGCGCCGTGCCGAAGTGGGTTGTGAGCCGTCCCGGTCGGGTTCCGAGCCAAATCAGGCGGTAGTCGGTCGGGGCTTGGTCGGGCCGATGTCGGGGCTATGCCGGGCCGAAGAAATCGACGCAACCACTGTCAGCATCGGCAATACCGGCCAGACAAACCGAATTGAATCGGAATCGTGA
- a CDS encoding bifunctional heptose 7-phosphate kinase/heptose 1-phosphate adenyltransferase, with translation MSRAAERPAPPDWPAAVAALAGGRLLVVGDVMLDEYVAGDARRVCPEAPVPVVEAGRHWAVPGGAANAAANAAALGGRVLLSGATGGDPAAGALARAVEATGVDPAGLVADPDRPTTTKLRVLARGQQVIRVDTETRARLGSEPAARLAAWVERTVPAVDAVLVSDYGKGVFEGDFAARVIGAARRAGRPVVVDPKGADPHRYRGATVVKPNVSELADLTGRTLRTPADLVSAAHGLAEALDGTWVLVTRGAEGMALFRAGRPARRAPPARPAGCST, from the coding sequence GTGAGCCGAGCTGCCGAGCGACCCGCCCCGCCGGACTGGCCCGCGGCCGTCGCTGCGCTGGCCGGGGGCCGGCTGCTGGTGGTCGGGGACGTGATGCTCGACGAGTACGTGGCCGGGGACGCCCGCCGCGTGTGTCCGGAGGCCCCGGTGCCGGTGGTCGAGGCGGGCCGGCACTGGGCCGTGCCCGGCGGGGCCGCCAACGCCGCGGCCAACGCCGCCGCGCTCGGCGGGCGGGTGCTCCTGAGCGGCGCCACCGGGGGCGACCCGGCGGCGGGCGCACTGGCGCGGGCGGTGGAAGCGACCGGTGTCGACCCGGCCGGGTTGGTGGCCGACCCCGACCGCCCGACGACCACCAAGTTGCGGGTCCTGGCCCGGGGCCAGCAGGTGATCCGGGTGGACACCGAAACCCGCGCGCGGTTAGGTTCCGAACCGGCGGCCCGGTTGGCGGCGTGGGTCGAACGGACCGTACCCGCGGTCGACGCGGTGCTCGTTTCGGACTACGGCAAGGGCGTGTTCGAGGGCGACTTTGCCGCCCGGGTGATCGGGGCCGCCCGGCGGGCCGGGCGGCCGGTGGTCGTGGACCCCAAGGGGGCGGACCCGCACCGGTACCGGGGCGCCACGGTGGTGAAGCCCAACGTGTCCGAGCTGGCCGATCTCACCGGCCGGACGTTGCGGACCCCGGCCGATCTGGTCAGTGCCGCTCACGGGCTGGCCGAGGCCCTGGACGGCACGTGGGTGCTGGTCACCCGCGGGGCCGAGGGCATGGCGCTGTTCCGGGCGGGGCGGCCCGCCCGGCGCGCCCCCCCGGCCCGGCCCGCCGGGTGTTCGACGTGA
- a CDS encoding polymorphic toxin-type HINT domain-containing protein has product MTALFRHGRGRVYDVGVEGESGPLGATAAHPIWSVDRSAWVPARALQPGERVQAVGRTVQVQRVEERGDEPVFNLEVDADHCYRVGEQGILVHNASFGPGCDPCEKMMLEQSDKAYRNYVTVFGAGELSFEYDIPAPGYSSSPEWDLLQFCKRVAAYFESVADDYENSDLVSRLLYFASSKGKLTFGWDTNDVRSQEDKEYAIYQVSNTEDPVLIATSFSEFIRSVCLASPAADEEMRAFCPAHQLSSP; this is encoded by the coding sequence GTGACGGCGCTCTTCCGTCACGGGCGGGGTCGGGTGTATGATGTGGGGGTGGAGGGCGAGTCGGGACCGCTGGGCGCGACGGCGGCGCACCCGATCTGGAGCGTCGATCGCAGCGCATGGGTGCCGGCCCGCGCGTTGCAGCCCGGCGAGCGGGTGCAGGCGGTGGGTCGAACGGTTCAGGTGCAGCGGGTCGAGGAGCGGGGCGACGAGCCGGTGTTCAACCTCGAAGTGGACGCCGACCACTGCTACCGGGTCGGGGAGCAGGGGATCCTCGTGCATAATGCGTCGTTCGGGCCAGGCTGTGATCCGTGCGAAAAAATGATGCTGGAGCAATCGGACAAAGCTTATCGCAACTACGTGACTGTTTTTGGCGCCGGAGAGCTATCTTTCGAGTATGACATCCCGGCCCCTGGCTACTCCTCCTCGCCGGAATGGGACTTATTGCAATTTTGCAAGAGGGTTGCGGCGTATTTTGAGAGCGTCGCAGATGATTATGAGAACTCCGACCTTGTATCTCGGCTGCTTTACTTTGCCTCTTCAAAGGGCAAGTTGACATTTGGCTGGGACACTAACGATGTGCGGTCGCAGGAGGATAAGGAGTACGCTATTTACCAAGTGAGTAATACCGAAGACCCAGTGTTAATTGCGACATCGTTTAGCGAGTTTATCCGGTCTGTTTGCCTTGCATCGCCTGCGGCAGATGAGGAGATGAGGGCATTTTGCCCAGCCCACCAGTTATCTTCTCCGTAG
- a CDS encoding tetratricopeptide repeat protein: MDPTATDLHNTLGVALAGCERFAEAEAAYREALRLEPRNVSAHSNLGNTLRSQGRLAEAEVSLREALRLKADYPEAHNNLGIVLVQQGREAEGQKHYEEAVRLRSTYAEARMNRSLSWLADGDFVRGWPEYEARFRVNRKHKPPPGPRWDGAPLGGQILLVTSEQGLGDSIQFVRYLRPAKERGGTVLFDCPEPLAALVATCPGVDRVVSRGKGVTYDTHIPLLSLPALFGVPPEAPTAPVPYLTPDPARVDHWRRELAAVPGLRVGIAWQGSAAHKGDKLRSVPLTRFGPLAAVPGVTLCSLQKGFGAEQLAAPEAAGLGIVDLGARTASDMADVAALMMSLDLIVAVDTALVHLAGALGRPAWVALPFAADWRWQRHAETTRWYTSVRLVRQGAWADWDGVFARLTADLAVAARLKAEGRWTGTLAPADGAGP, from the coding sequence GTGGACCCGACGGCCACCGACCTGCACAACACCCTGGGCGTGGCCCTGGCCGGGTGCGAGCGGTTCGCCGAGGCCGAGGCCGCGTACCGCGAGGCCCTCCGCCTGGAGCCCCGGAACGTCAGCGCCCACAGCAACCTGGGCAACACGCTGCGGAGCCAGGGGCGCCTGGCCGAGGCCGAGGTCAGCCTGCGCGAGGCCCTGCGGCTCAAGGCCGACTACCCCGAGGCCCACAACAACCTGGGCATCGTCCTCGTCCAGCAGGGCCGCGAGGCCGAGGGGCAGAAGCACTACGAGGAGGCCGTCCGGCTCCGCAGCACCTACGCCGAGGCCCGGATGAACCGGTCCCTGTCGTGGCTGGCCGACGGCGACTTCGTCCGCGGCTGGCCCGAGTACGAGGCCCGGTTCCGGGTGAACCGCAAGCACAAGCCGCCGCCCGGCCCGCGCTGGGACGGCGCGCCACTCGGGGGCCAGATCCTGCTGGTCACGTCCGAACAGGGGCTGGGCGACTCGATCCAGTTCGTCCGCTACCTGCGGCCGGCCAAGGAGCGGGGCGGGACCGTGCTGTTCGACTGCCCGGAGCCGCTGGCGGCCCTGGTGGCCACGTGCCCGGGCGTGGACCGCGTCGTGAGCCGGGGCAAGGGGGTGACCTACGACACCCACATCCCGCTGTTGAGCCTGCCCGCCCTGTTCGGCGTCCCGCCCGAGGCGCCCACGGCCCCGGTCCCGTACCTCACGCCCGACCCGGCCCGGGTGGACCACTGGCGCCGGGAACTGGCGGCGGTCCCGGGGTTGCGGGTCGGGATCGCGTGGCAGGGGAGCGCGGCCCACAAAGGGGACAAGTTGCGCTCGGTCCCGTTGACCCGGTTCGGCCCGCTGGCGGCGGTGCCCGGGGTCACCCTGTGCAGCCTCCAGAAGGGGTTCGGCGCCGAGCAACTGGCCGCCCCGGAGGCGGCCGGACTCGGGATCGTCGACCTGGGGGCGAGAACGGCCAGCGACATGGCGGACGTGGCGGCGCTGATGATGAGCCTGGACCTGATCGTGGCCGTGGACACGGCGCTGGTCCACCTGGCGGGGGCGCTGGGGCGGCCCGCGTGGGTCGCGCTCCCGTTCGCGGCGGATTGGCGGTGGCAGCGGCACGCGGAGACGACCCGCTGGTACACGAGCGTGCGGCTGGTCCGGCAGGGGGCCTGGGCCGACTGGGACGGGGTGTTCGCGCGGCTGACGGCGGACCTGGCCGTGGCGGCGCGTCTCAAGGCCGAGGGCCGGTGGACCGGTACCCTCGCGCCGGCCGACGGGGCCGGGCCGTGA
- a CDS encoding nucleotidyl transferase family protein, with the protein MVGVNADASVRRLKGPGRPVVPAAERAELVAALAGVDHVVVFDEDTPEACIRLLRPDVHCKGADYAPPRGKPVPEAALVASYGGRVAFLPLVDGLSSTELIRRIRALPDGG; encoded by the coding sequence GTGGTCGGGGTCAACGCGGACGCCTCGGTGCGGCGGCTCAAGGGCCCGGGGCGGCCCGTGGTGCCGGCCGCTGAGCGGGCCGAACTGGTGGCGGCCCTGGCGGGCGTGGACCACGTCGTGGTGTTCGACGAGGACACCCCCGAGGCGTGTATCCGGCTCCTGCGGCCCGACGTCCACTGCAAGGGGGCGGACTACGCCCCGCCCCGCGGCAAGCCGGTCCCGGAGGCGGCGCTCGTCGCGTCCTATGGCGGTCGGGTGGCGTTCCTGCCCCTGGTCGACGGCCTCTCTTCCACCGAGTTGATTCGCCGCATCCGCGCCCTGCCCGACGGAGGTTGA
- a CDS encoding glycosyltransferase: MTPDPAPGGGCRPVPPVLLFASYHAYLDHSSGAALATRDLFEALSARGWSCRVVCGPALDYGDGRGPAEVLREHQIPHHLERCAPPTGERYELFHYALNGVPVCQYRPETFAPHRPATRAQGVPFLDVVSRACARFHPDVVLTYGGLPFAAHLMRRVRRAGARVLFCLHNFDYRDPELLRAADALWVPSEFARAAYRARVGVDAAAVPWPWDHARVRAERADGRFVTFVNPVPVKGVAWFARIAAEAYRRRPDIPFLVVEGRGGADGLRRLPIDLSALTNLNVMRSTPRPGAFYARSRVVLMPSLWEETFGRVAAEALVNGIPVLATRRGALPETLGGAGLLFDVPGRYTEPARMSDVPAPAEVAPWVAKIERLWDEPAFYAEHRERALERARVWEPERLCAGAGAFLKRVGRGAPDRRHRTAAAGTGAGGLSRRACGTRAPAPRSRAGHRRNTPVPRHQARPSKRWFGSPS, from the coding sequence GTGACCCCCGACCCGGCGCCCGGGGGCGGGTGCCGACCCGTCCCCCCGGTCCTCCTGTTCGCCTCGTACCACGCGTACCTGGATCACTCCAGCGGGGCCGCGCTGGCGACCCGCGATCTGTTCGAGGCCCTCAGCGCCCGGGGCTGGTCCTGCCGGGTCGTGTGCGGCCCGGCCCTCGACTACGGGGACGGGCGCGGCCCGGCCGAGGTGCTCCGCGAGCACCAGATCCCCCACCACCTCGAGCGGTGCGCCCCGCCCACCGGGGAGCGGTACGAGCTGTTCCACTACGCCCTCAACGGGGTACCCGTTTGCCAGTACCGCCCCGAAACGTTCGCCCCCCACCGGCCCGCGACCCGGGCCCAAGGCGTTCCGTTCCTGGACGTCGTGAGCCGGGCGTGCGCGCGCTTCCATCCGGACGTGGTGCTCACCTACGGTGGGCTCCCGTTCGCCGCGCACCTGATGCGCCGGGTCCGCCGGGCCGGCGCGCGGGTCCTGTTCTGCCTGCACAACTTCGACTACCGCGATCCCGAACTGCTCCGCGCGGCCGACGCCCTGTGGGTGCCCTCGGAGTTCGCCCGGGCCGCGTACCGCGCGCGGGTCGGGGTGGACGCCGCGGCCGTCCCGTGGCCGTGGGACCACGCCCGCGTGCGGGCGGAGCGGGCGGACGGGCGGTTCGTCACGTTCGTGAACCCCGTCCCCGTGAAAGGGGTCGCGTGGTTCGCCCGGATCGCGGCAGAAGCGTACCGGCGGCGCCCGGACATCCCGTTCCTGGTCGTCGAGGGCCGCGGCGGGGCGGACGGGCTGCGCCGCCTGCCGATCGACCTGTCCGCGCTCACGAACCTCAACGTGATGCGCTCGACCCCGCGCCCCGGCGCGTTCTACGCGCGGTCGCGCGTGGTGCTGATGCCGTCGCTCTGGGAGGAGACCTTCGGTCGGGTCGCGGCGGAGGCGCTGGTCAACGGCATCCCCGTGCTGGCGACCCGCCGCGGGGCGCTGCCCGAGACACTGGGCGGGGCCGGGCTCCTGTTTGACGTCCCGGGCCGGTACACCGAGCCGGCCCGGATGAGCGACGTGCCCGCGCCCGCCGAGGTGGCCCCGTGGGTCGCCAAAATCGAGCGCCTGTGGGACGAGCCCGCGTTTTACGCCGAGCACCGCGAGCGGGCACTCGAGCGGGCCCGGGTGTGGGAGCCGGAGCGGTTGTGTGCCGGGGCGGGGGCGTTCCTGAAGCGCGTGGGCCGCGGGGCACCCGACCGGCGCCACCGAACCGCCGCAGCCGGAACCGGTGCGGGCGGCCTCTCCCGCCGGGCATGTGGGACCCGTGCGCCCGCACCGCGGAGCCGAGCGGGACACCGCAGGAACACTCCGGTCCCCCGCCACCAAGCGCGACCTTCGAAGCGCTGGTTCGGTTCGCCCAGTTGA
- the xerC gene encoding site-specific tyrosine recombinase XerC, whose amino-acid sequence MMGKRGTRQSGKVIGDATDPQGMTALAKAYLEWGRVHNYSELTTDHHLRYLNAFLKWAADRGIAKPSDVTKPILERYQRWLFQYRKTNGDPLSFSTQKCYLVPLRSWFKWLAKHNHILFNPASELELPKQSQTLPKNILTAGEAEIVLGQPDTSDPLGLRDRAILETFYSTGMRRKELIGLKPYDFDRERQTVMIRQGKGKKDRVIPIGERALDWIGRYERDARPKLLVSGKPTDLLFLTHFGEAFTLDRLSQMVKGYIAQAETGKAGSCHVFRHTMATLMLENGCDIRFIQVMLGHANLKTTEIYTQVSIRKLVEAHRATHPAKMPQKTAAEQSSKESKAPPA is encoded by the coding sequence ATGATGGGCAAAAGAGGAACTCGCCAGTCCGGTAAGGTCATCGGGGATGCCACCGACCCGCAAGGGATGACGGCGCTGGCGAAGGCGTATCTGGAGTGGGGGCGGGTTCACAACTACTCGGAACTCACCACCGACCACCACCTGCGGTATCTGAACGCCTTCCTCAAGTGGGCGGCAGACCGGGGCATCGCCAAGCCCAGCGACGTGACGAAGCCGATTCTCGAACGCTACCAGCGATGGCTGTTCCAGTACCGCAAGACCAACGGCGACCCGCTCTCGTTCAGCACGCAGAAGTGCTACCTCGTGCCGCTTCGCTCGTGGTTCAAGTGGCTCGCCAAACACAACCACATCCTGTTCAATCCGGCAAGCGAACTGGAACTGCCCAAGCAGAGCCAGACGCTCCCGAAGAACATCCTCACGGCGGGTGAAGCCGAGATCGTGCTGGGTCAGCCGGACACCAGCGACCCGCTCGGTTTGCGGGATCGTGCCATCCTCGAAACGTTCTACTCGACCGGGATGCGGCGCAAGGAGTTGATCGGACTGAAACCCTACGACTTCGACCGTGAACGCCAGACGGTGATGATCCGGCAGGGCAAGGGCAAGAAGGATCGGGTCATCCCCATCGGTGAGCGGGCGCTGGACTGGATTGGGCGATACGAACGAGACGCACGCCCGAAGCTGCTCGTGTCCGGCAAGCCGACCGACCTGTTGTTCCTGACGCACTTCGGGGAAGCGTTCACGCTCGACCGGCTCTCGCAGATGGTCAAGGGCTACATCGCCCAAGCCGAGACGGGCAAGGCGGGCAGTTGCCACGTCTTCCGGCACACGATGGCGACCTTGATGCTGGAGAACGGGTGCGACATCCGGTTCATTCAGGTCATGCTCGGACACGCCAACTTGAAGACCACCGAGATTTACACGCAGGTCAGCATCAGGAAGTTGGTCGAGGCGCACCGAGCCACGCACCCGGCGAAGATGCCGCAGAAGACCGCCGCCGAGCAATCGAGCAAAGAGAGCAAAGCCCCGCCGGCCTGA